From Lepisosteus oculatus isolate fLepOcu1 chromosome 8, fLepOcu1.hap2, whole genome shotgun sequence, one genomic window encodes:
- the bdkrb2 gene encoding B2 bradykinin receptor isoform X2: MAFNITHPTSSPERYSNSSRVDFNECPSSEAWEWLYMMQPAFMAFICVAGTIGNVFVLCVFCFHRKKCSVAEIYLSNLAVADLVMVSCLPFWAVTIANEFNWNFGDLLCRLVNVAISMNLFSSILFLVLVSIDRYLAFVRPMTAGRMRRATWAKKISLGIWITSFLFSLPVLIFRSVKYFPEFNALACYLAYPHEGWRVRHNLIINIVGFLIPLVVISFCSYQIIQTLKKNEMKQFSAARTERKASILILAVVLVFLVCWVPFHIVMLLDTLFHYQAISGCHWEDILDVGEQISTYLAYSNSSLNPILYVIVGKQFRKKAKGLFRQISSWDVKGKVSQVSKFTSTLKYFESTQV; the protein is encoded by the coding sequence ATGGCTTTTAACATAACTCACCCAACATCAAGCCCTGAGAGATACTCGAACAGCAGCCGAGTGGATTTCAATGAATGCCCTTCATCTGAAGCTTGGGAATGGCTCTATATGATGCAACCAGCATTCATGGCATTTATCTGTGTTGCGGGTACAATAGGCAATGTGTTTGTCCTGTGTGTATTCTGCTTCCACAGGAAGAAATGCTCAGTAGCAGAGATCTACCTCAGCAACCTTGCAGTCGCAGACTTGGTAATGGTGTCCTGTTTGCCTTTTTGGGCTGTGACTATAGCCAATGAGTTCAACTGGAACTTTGGTGATTTGCTCTGCCGACTGGTAAATGTAGCAATCTCAATGAACTTATTCAGTAGTATACTGTTCCTGGTTTTGGTCAGCATCGACCGCTATCTGGCCTTTGTAAGACCTATGACTGCTGGCAGAATGAGAAGAGCAACCTGGGCAAAAAAAATCAGCCTTGGCATCTGGATCACTAGTTTTCTGTTTAGTTTGCCCGTCCTGATATTCCGCTCTGTGAAGTACTTCCCTGAGTTTAATGCACTTGCATGCTACCTGGCTTACCCACATGAGGGATGGAGAGTCAGACACAACCTAATCATTAATATAGTAGGTTTCCTCATCCCTCTTGTGGTCATTTCCTTTTGCAGTTATCAAATAATCCAGACTTTAAAGAAGAACGAAATGAAACAATTCTCTGCTGCAAGAACTGAAAGGAAAGCCAGCATTTTAATTCTTGCAGTTGTCCTGGTCTTTTTGGTCTGCTGGGTTCCATTCCACATTGTGATGCTCCTAGACACGCTCTTTCACTACCAAGCCATTTCAGGGTGCCATTGGGAAGACATACTTGATGTTGGAGAGCAGATATCTACATATTTGGCATACAGCAATAGCTCTCTAAATCCAATCCTTTATGTTATTGTTGGAAAGCAATTCAGGAAAAAAGCTAAAGGATTGTTCAGACAAATATCAAGCTGGGATGTAAAAGGTAAAGTGTCACAAGTATCAAAATTTACTTCAACCCTAAAATACTTTGAATCCACTCAAGTATGA